The Methanosphaera sp. BMS genome contains a region encoding:
- the lysA gene encoding diaminopimelate decarboxylase, with product MTYDFNLKTKDNHLMIGDIDANDLAEKYNTPLYVIDEQKIRDNYKKLYQAFSSKYENLHMCYAAKANTSLAVLKILLDEGSYIDAVSPGEIYTALLAGFTPDRIVYTGNNITNEELKYAHETGVTINLDSISALERLSKIEGSEGKEISIRVNPMVEAGHHEHCITGGPKSKFGIREDEAVEVYQKAIDLGFKPIGMHSHIGSEILESEPFMLAVETMMDIAGRVHQEVGIDFKFLDFGGGFGIPYEPTENELDLETFTTDIIKLFKAKLDEYDMGSPSFYIEPGRFLVGNSEVLLTRVNNIKESYRKFAGVDCGFGTLLRPTMYGSYHHIVVANKMNEENSEEIDIAGNLCESGDLFARDRPMPKLEEGDLLAILNAGAYAYSMASQYNSRPRPAEVLVNKDQSDIIRRRENFNDLLIGQEVPTRLLK from the coding sequence ATGACATACGATTTTAATTTAAAAACAAAAGACAATCATCTTATGATAGGTGATATTGATGCTAATGATTTAGCAGAAAAATATAATACACCATTATATGTGATTGATGAACAAAAAATTAGGGATAATTACAAAAAATTATACCAGGCATTCAGCAGCAAATATGAAAATCTACACATGTGTTATGCAGCTAAAGCAAATACATCATTAGCCGTTTTAAAAATATTACTCGATGAGGGAAGCTACATTGATGCAGTAAGTCCTGGTGAAATATACACCGCATTACTTGCAGGATTTACACCGGACAGAATTGTTTATACAGGAAATAACATAACAAACGAAGAATTAAAATATGCACATGAAACCGGTGTTACAATAAACCTAGATAGTATTTCAGCCCTGGAAAGATTAAGTAAAATTGAAGGAAGCGAAGGTAAAGAAATATCAATAAGAGTAAATCCTATGGTTGAAGCAGGCCATCATGAACACTGTATCACAGGTGGACCAAAAAGTAAATTTGGTATAAGGGAAGATGAAGCCGTGGAAGTATATCAAAAAGCTATAGATTTAGGATTTAAACCTATAGGTATGCATTCACACATAGGATCAGAAATACTTGAATCAGAACCCTTCATGTTAGCAGTAGAAACCATGATGGACATAGCCGGTCGTGTACACCAGGAAGTTGGTATTGACTTTAAATTCCTAGATTTCGGTGGAGGATTTGGTATACCATATGAACCTACAGAAAACGAGCTGGACCTTGAAACGTTTACCACTGACATCATCAAATTATTCAAAGCAAAATTAGATGAATATGATATGGGAAGTCCATCATTCTACATTGAACCTGGAAGATTCCTAGTGGGAAACAGTGAAGTGTTACTTACAAGGGTAAACAACATAAAAGAAAGCTACCGTAAATTTGCAGGGGTAGACTGTGGATTCGGAACGCTACTTAGACCAACAATGTATGGATCATACCACCACATAGTTGTAGCCAATAAAATGAACGAAGAAAACTCCGAAGAAATAGACATCGCCGGAAACCTATGTGAAAGTGGAGATCTGTTTGCAAGAGACAGGCCTATGCCTAAACTTGAAGAAGGAGACTTGCTTGCAATATTAAATGCAGGAGCATACGCTTACAGTATGGCATCACAATACAATTCAAGGCCAAGACCGGCAGAAGTACTGGTAAATAAAGATCAATCAGATATAATAAGAAGAAGAGAAAACTTCAACGACCTATTAATAGGACAGGAAGTACCAACAAGGTTATTAAAATGA
- the ilvD gene encoding dihydroxy-acid dehydratase produces MRSDNIKKGINRTSHRSLLRACGLDDDDMKKPFIGIANSYTDIVPGHIHLRGLVDVVKETIRAEGGVPFEFSTMAVCDGIAMNHEGMYFSLPSREIIANTVESMTMAHQFDALILMPTCDKVVPGMLMAAARLNIPAIVITGGPMMPGKFHGEIVDFINVTEAVGATQSGKMSEEDLYELERCACPGAGSCAGLFTANTMACLTETLGMSLPGCATAHAVSDRKVEIAKQSAKAIFKLLEKDIKPQDIMTQQAFENAIIVDLALGGSTNTTLHIPAIAHEIADLDVSIDLFDKLSHEVPYICSIRPGGNNHMIDVENAGGIPAVMKNLESKLHTDCVTSTSKTIRENLEEVGDINYDVIHTIDDPVRTEGGIAVLYGNIAPNGCVIKQGAVNKDMLVHSGPCKVYNSEEECVTAIENDEIVDGDVVVIRYEGPKGGPGMREMLNPTAAIMGRELYHVALITDGRFSGGSRGPCVGHISPEAAEFGPIAAIENGDVVSINVPERSITLELTDEEIEKRLADVKPAERNLKGWLRQYQQLATSADKGGVLK; encoded by the coding sequence ATGAGAAGTGACAATATTAAAAAAGGAATAAACAGAACTTCCCACAGGTCTTTACTTAGAGCTTGTGGACTAGATGATGATGACATGAAAAAACCATTTATCGGAATAGCAAACAGTTATACTGATATAGTACCGGGACATATCCATTTAAGGGGATTGGTTGATGTTGTTAAGGAAACAATCCGGGCCGAAGGTGGAGTTCCATTTGAATTCAGTACAATGGCCGTATGTGATGGAATTGCAATGAACCATGAAGGTATGTATTTTTCCCTTCCGTCAAGGGAAATAATAGCAAACACGGTTGAAAGTATGACGATGGCACATCAATTTGATGCGTTAATCTTAATGCCTACCTGTGATAAGGTCGTACCTGGTATGCTTATGGCAGCTGCCAGATTAAACATACCTGCAATTGTAATTACCGGTGGACCAATGATGCCCGGTAAATTCCATGGGGAAATAGTTGACTTCATCAACGTAACAGAAGCGGTAGGTGCAACCCAATCTGGTAAAATGTCAGAAGAAGATTTGTACGAACTGGAAAGATGTGCTTGTCCGGGTGCAGGTTCATGTGCAGGATTATTCACGGCAAATACCATGGCATGTCTTACGGAAACATTAGGTATGAGTCTTCCTGGATGTGCAACGGCTCACGCAGTTAGTGATAGAAAAGTTGAAATAGCTAAACAATCCGCCAAGGCCATATTCAAGTTATTAGAAAAGGATATTAAACCACAGGATATAATGACACAGCAAGCTTTTGAAAATGCAATCATTGTAGACTTGGCATTGGGAGGGTCAACCAATACAACCCTACACATACCGGCAATAGCTCATGAAATAGCCGATCTTGATGTAAGCATTGACTTATTCGATAAGTTAAGCCATGAAGTACCATACATTTGCAGTATACGTCCTGGTGGAAACAATCATATGATTGATGTTGAAAACGCCGGTGGTATTCCTGCGGTAATGAAAAACTTGGAATCCAAACTACACACAGATTGTGTTACATCAACTTCAAAAACCATACGAGAAAATCTTGAAGAAGTAGGTGACATAAACTATGATGTCATTCACACGATTGATGACCCTGTACGTACTGAAGGGGGAATAGCAGTTTTATATGGTAACATAGCACCAAACGGCTGTGTAATAAAACAGGGAGCCGTTAACAAGGACATGCTTGTACATTCAGGTCCATGTAAGGTATATAACTCCGAAGAGGAATGTGTAACTGCAATAGAAAACGATGAAATAGTCGACGGCGATGTGGTTGTTATAAGATATGAAGGTCCTAAGGGTGGTCCTGGTATGCGTGAGATGTTAAATCCTACAGCAGCCATAATGGGACGTGAATTATATCATGTGGCACTAATTACCGATGGAAGATTCTCCGGTGGTAGCCGTGGACCATGTGTAGGTCATATATCACCTGAAGCAGCAGAATTCGGACCAATTGCAGCCATAGAAAATGGTGACGTGGTATCAATAAACGTACCGGAAAGAAGCATAACACTTGAATTGACTGATGAAGAAATAGAAAAACGTTTAGCTGACGTAAAACCGGCAGAACGTAACTTAAAAGGATGGTTAAGACAGTATCAACAATTGGCTACATCCGCTGACAAGGGTGGAGTACTAAAATAG
- a CDS encoding signal peptidase I — translation MASYAIIVIIAVLLAAHLNVVVSGSMEPSFYRGDIVATVNTNTYGIQEFNPETDVNEGDVVVYNATWYKEPVIHRVIDVQMINGSKYFTIKGDNNNKEDPYLVQPSQIRSKVITVGGHLVVIPKIGYVTLLFRGL, via the coding sequence ATAGCTAGTTATGCAATTATAGTAATAATAGCGGTATTGCTAGCGGCACATTTAAATGTAGTTGTTTCAGGTAGTATGGAACCGTCATTTTATAGGGGAGATATAGTAGCTACAGTTAATACAAATACCTATGGAATACAAGAATTCAACCCGGAAACTGATGTGAATGAAGGCGATGTTGTAGTGTATAATGCAACGTGGTATAAGGAACCTGTAATACATAGAGTGATAGATGTCCAGATGATTAACGGATCGAAATATTTCACAATAAAGGGAGATAACAACAATAAAGAGGACCCGTACCTTGTTCAGCCAAGTCAGATACGTTCAAAGGTAATAACTGTGGGGGGACATCTTGTTGTAATTCCAAAGATAGGATATGTTACTTTGTTATTTAGAGGTCTATAA
- the argS gene encoding arginine--tRNA ligase, giving the protein MYSKLKLEIIECIEEALVKMKIKLDDELVLEQPPSPDMGDISSNVAFLLARKLKKSPVEIAAEIKDNIQLPLYFKKVECQGPYLNFFIDYTLFTTKILNYIDKGYGELPEKDETILLEHTSANPNGPLHVGHLRNAILGDSLKRVLQHAGYKVESQYYVNDMGRQIAIIVWGMDKFHFKLDEDKKIDHAIGEVYYKSNKKLEENPDYNSQIDNILRKYEEGTDQKLIDSFESVVEHCLDGIKQTLKELNIKMSLYKWESTFLRNGSVDDVLEKLQPFTIKKDVLYLPLENYGIDKELILRRSNGTSLYATRDLAYHQYKTKNSDITLDILGADHKLAASQLSQALILSGNRAPEVVFYEFIDLPEGSMSTRRGVFISVDEFIEESINHAKDELISRDLGLTDKQIDEVSEKIGVGSIRFYINQISPEKSITFKWEEALSFERGCASIQYAHARACKLLNKSDYDEYEDVRCDYKLEAEEQELVRELARFTEVIRQSAKEYRVHHLTEYTLSLSKAFNKFYKSQQVIGSDHEKVRLKLVDASRITLKNSLKLLGIKAPEYM; this is encoded by the coding sequence ATGTATTCAAAATTAAAATTAGAAATAATAGAGTGTATAGAAGAAGCTTTAGTAAAGATGAAGATTAAATTGGATGATGAATTAGTATTGGAACAGCCACCATCACCTGATATGGGTGATATATCAAGTAACGTGGCATTCTTATTGGCACGTAAACTTAAGAAGTCACCGGTTGAAATAGCTGCAGAAATAAAGGATAATATACAATTGCCGTTATATTTCAAGAAAGTTGAATGTCAGGGTCCATACTTGAATTTCTTTATTGACTACACGTTATTTACCACTAAAATTCTTAATTACATAGATAAGGGTTATGGTGAATTACCTGAAAAGGATGAGACGATACTGCTTGAACATACCTCGGCGAATCCTAACGGTCCGTTACATGTAGGACACCTGAGAAATGCCATTCTTGGTGATTCATTAAAAAGGGTGCTTCAGCATGCCGGTTATAAGGTTGAATCACAGTACTACGTTAATGATATGGGTAGACAGATTGCCATTATAGTATGGGGTATGGATAAGTTCCATTTCAAATTGGATGAGGATAAGAAAATAGATCATGCCATAGGTGAAGTATACTATAAAAGCAATAAAAAGCTGGAGGAAAACCCTGATTATAACAGTCAAATCGATAATATACTAAGAAAATATGAGGAAGGTACTGATCAAAAGTTGATTGACTCCTTTGAATCTGTCGTTGAACATTGTCTTGATGGTATTAAACAGACATTAAAAGAGTTAAACATTAAAATGTCATTATATAAATGGGAAAGTACATTCCTAAGAAACGGTTCTGTGGACGATGTGCTTGAAAAGCTACAGCCATTTACCATCAAAAAGGACGTATTGTACCTGCCCCTTGAAAATTATGGCATAGACAAGGAGTTGATTCTAAGACGTTCAAACGGTACAAGCTTATATGCTACAAGGGACTTGGCATATCATCAATATAAAACAAAAAACAGCGACATTACTCTTGACATATTAGGTGCTGACCATAAGCTGGCTGCCAGTCAATTAAGTCAAGCATTAATATTAAGCGGTAACCGGGCACCTGAAGTGGTATTCTATGAATTCATAGATTTACCTGAAGGTTCAATGTCCACAAGGCGCGGAGTATTCATATCGGTTGATGAATTTATAGAAGAATCAATCAATCATGCCAAGGATGAATTAATCAGTCGTGATTTGGGCTTAACCGATAAACAGATTGATGAGGTATCAGAAAAAATTGGTGTTGGTTCAATAAGATTCTATATCAATCAGATATCACCTGAAAAAAGCATCACATTCAAGTGGGAAGAGGCATTGAGCTTTGAAAGGGGTTGTGCATCCATTCAATATGCCCATGCAAGAGCATGTAAATTACTCAATAAATCTGATTATGATGAGTATGAGGATGTAAGATGTGATTATAAATTGGAGGCTGAGGAACAGGAATTGGTACGTGAATTGGCAAGATTCACGGAAGTTATCAGACAATCGGCTAAGGAATACAGGGTACATCATTTAACCGAATATACCTTATCATTATCCAAGGCATTTAATAAGTTCTACAAATCACAGCAGGTTATTGGTTCAGATCATGAAAAGGTTAGGTTAAAACTTGTCGACGCTAGTAGAATAACACTCAAAAACTCCTTGAAATTACTTGGAATTAAAGCTCCTGAATACATGTAG
- a CDS encoding PEP/pyruvate-binding domain-containing protein produces MVAFERTKCGIEQLDETLDNIRLGDNVVWQVSNLKEFSYFVNPFIKQALNDKRNLIYIHFGKHEPIIPMTEDDINKLKQEKINSTTEFTMIKRNGIKIYDVDPKQFESFTLEVHNIIKKEGWDAFYVFDCLSDLQEIWSTDLMMGNFFRVTCPYLFSLDTIAYFPVIRGKHSFEAIAKIRETTQLFLDIYSNNNDVYIHPIKVWNRYSKEMFLGHKYDLRTKEVTALTDGMEVSKFYKVINSSNMNEQNTDSWERFFTKTELLHESGVDISDKCDMMCSMMMAKDKKMSDKIKEYFDYEDYMAIYNRLVGSGMIGGKACGMLLARKIIEKQKPEIFANFEPDDSFYIGSDLFYTYIVSNDLWNIRVKQRSKEGYYEAGKKLEEGLKNGTFSDDIKDKFIRILDYYGQSPIIVRSSSFLEDGFGNAFAGKYESVFCVNQGTLEERLAAFEDAVKTVYASTMNISALEYRILNDLDDKDEQMALLVQRVSGSYYGDYFFPTIAGVGFSYSPYSPTPGTNQNDGMLRLVMGLGTKAVDRTQKDYPRIINLNKPHAIDRPDIAERHRYSQHYLDVLDIKDISIHEIAVDEGLEVLPRYGKNTVIEHDWDAESRLKERGQYRDVVFVNCNGIVNNDEFIKTMKIILKTLETAYDYPVDIEYTVNIGQDKSFVINLLQCRPLQISTTNETIEIPSDRGKTFFHIESASMGRSRMENIETLVYVNPHDYYQYPYAKKSSIARIIGQINEYCKEGNKKSMLIVPGRIGTSSPELGIPVAFAEISQFSAILEESYSQVGYVPELSFGSHMFQDLVEADIYYGALFEDEKTLSYNKNLLDDFANKLPEINTELDDEIYDMIKVIEFDDEDLEFYHDMKKDESKCILL; encoded by the coding sequence ATGGTAGCATTTGAAAGAACAAAATGTGGTATTGAACAACTGGACGAAACCTTGGATAACATACGATTAGGAGACAATGTAGTTTGGCAGGTATCCAACCTAAAGGAGTTTTCATACTTTGTAAATCCATTTATCAAACAAGCATTAAATGATAAAAGAAATCTCATATACATCCACTTCGGAAAACATGAACCTATTATACCAATGACAGAGGATGATATAAATAAACTAAAACAGGAAAAAATCAATTCAACCACTGAATTTACAATGATAAAACGAAACGGGATAAAAATTTACGATGTAGACCCGAAACAATTCGAATCATTCACCTTGGAAGTACACAACATCATCAAAAAAGAGGGATGGGATGCATTCTACGTATTTGACTGCTTATCGGACTTGCAGGAAATATGGTCAACAGACTTGATGATGGGAAACTTCTTCAGAGTAACATGTCCATACCTATTTTCACTCGATACAATAGCATACTTTCCAGTAATACGAGGAAAACACTCATTTGAAGCAATAGCAAAAATACGAGAAACAACACAGTTATTCTTAGACATATATTCAAATAATAATGATGTATATATCCATCCAATAAAGGTATGGAACAGATACTCAAAGGAAATGTTTTTGGGACACAAATATGATCTTAGAACAAAAGAGGTAACAGCACTAACCGATGGAATGGAAGTAAGTAAATTTTACAAGGTAATCAACTCATCCAACATGAATGAACAAAATACGGATAGTTGGGAAAGATTTTTTACAAAAACAGAACTTCTGCATGAGAGTGGAGTAGACATATCTGACAAATGTGACATGATGTGTAGCATGATGATGGCCAAAGACAAAAAGATGTCGGACAAAATCAAGGAATACTTTGACTATGAGGACTACATGGCCATATACAATAGACTCGTCGGAAGTGGGATGATAGGTGGAAAGGCATGTGGAATGCTACTTGCCAGAAAGATAATAGAAAAACAGAAACCGGAAATATTTGCTAACTTTGAACCTGACGATTCATTCTACATCGGCTCAGACTTGTTCTACACATACATAGTATCCAATGATTTGTGGAATATACGCGTAAAACAAAGAAGTAAGGAAGGATACTATGAAGCAGGTAAAAAATTGGAAGAAGGACTTAAAAACGGAACATTTTCAGATGATATAAAGGATAAGTTCATAAGAATACTTGATTATTATGGACAAAGTCCTATAATAGTCAGATCAAGCAGTTTTCTTGAAGATGGATTTGGAAATGCATTCGCTGGAAAATATGAGTCAGTGTTTTGTGTAAACCAGGGAACACTGGAGGAAAGATTAGCGGCATTTGAAGATGCTGTAAAAACAGTATATGCCAGTACAATGAACATATCCGCACTTGAATATAGAATATTAAACGATTTGGATGATAAGGATGAACAGATGGCATTGCTTGTTCAAAGAGTATCCGGATCATATTATGGCGATTATTTCTTCCCAACAATAGCGGGTGTAGGATTTTCATATAGCCCATACTCTCCAACGCCCGGAACAAATCAAAATGATGGAATGCTTAGATTGGTAATGGGATTGGGAACAAAAGCGGTTGACAGAACACAAAAGGATTATCCGAGAATAATAAACCTGAATAAGCCGCATGCAATAGACCGCCCCGATATTGCCGAAAGACACAGGTACTCACAACATTACTTGGACGTGCTTGACATAAAAGACATTTCAATACATGAAATTGCAGTTGATGAGGGATTAGAGGTACTGCCAAGATATGGAAAAAACACGGTTATAGAACATGACTGGGATGCTGAAAGTAGACTAAAGGAAAGAGGCCAGTACAGGGATGTTGTATTTGTAAACTGTAACGGAATAGTAAACAATGACGAATTTATCAAAACGATGAAGATAATACTCAAAACACTGGAAACGGCCTATGACTATCCTGTTGACATTGAATACACGGTAAATATAGGTCAGGATAAGTCATTTGTAATAAATCTGTTGCAGTGCAGACCACTACAGATTTCTACCACGAATGAAACTATTGAAATTCCATCTGATAGGGGAAAAACGTTCTTCCATATAGAATCAGCATCCATGGGTCGATCCAGGATGGAAAACATAGAGACACTGGTATATGTCAATCCACATGACTACTACCAGTACCCATATGCTAAAAAAAGTTCAATAGCAAGAATAATCGGTCAAATCAATGAATACTGTAAAGAAGGTAATAAAAAATCAATGTTGATAGTACCCGGACGAATAGGTACATCATCACCTGAGCTGGGAATACCGGTGGCATTTGCAGAGATAAGTCAGTTTTCTGCAATATTGGAGGAATCATATAGTCAGGTAGGATATGTGCCTGAATTATCCTTTGGAAGTCACATGTTCCAGGATTTAGTCGAGGCAGATATCTATTATGGAGCATTATTCGAGGATGAAAAAACTTTATCCTATAATAAGAATCTTCTCGATGATTTTGCAAATAAATTACCTGAAATCAACACAGAATTGGACGATGAAATCTATGACATGATTAAGGTAATTGAATTTGATGACGAAGACCTTGAATTCTATCACGACATGAAAAAAGATGAAAGTAAATGTATACTACTTTAA
- a CDS encoding threonine--tRNA ligase — translation MRTLMIHSDYLRYKTRSKTKIAEDIDDEKRDTGVDDALVAFIAVEKEDEENPEIIIKKSVKEILNVQNKVNAKNIVVYPYAHLSSSLSNPDVAQLILKGIEAELISNNEAVMRVPFGWYKSFELSCKGHPLSELSRTITTEVDEEEDEVEEEKQPSKFYILEEDGKQYDVDDYNYQNKTLKQLVHHEQGLSHEDSGKQPPHVKLMKEKELASNEPSADVGHIRWYPKGKLVKDLLGDYVYNLVTERGAMPVDTPVMYDLADPAIREHAAKFGERQYRLKTKHKELMLRFACCFGAFRIMADSFLTWKNMPVGIYELSQLSFRFERQGEVVGLKRLRAFTMPDFHSVCLDDNHAKEVFEGQVDMCAQTETDLNVHYEVAFRVTEEFYAENEDWVKKVVKQNIKKPVLLEVIPKMKHYWNAKVDFAAIDDLGRPIENPTVQMDIQSARRFGITYLDENEQQQYPTILHCSPTGSLERVICSLLEKTSTDKGNKPSLPLWLSPTQVRIIPVTDNHLEYAEDVYCKLRRLNVRVDVDDTAERLGKKIRNAGKEWIPYTIVVGDNEVENNSITVNRRDDDSKQEVTVEELANEIHTKTDGMPFRQLPLPYKVSKRVKF, via the coding sequence ATGCGAACGTTAATGATACATTCTGATTATTTACGTTACAAAACTAGAAGTAAAACTAAAATAGCCGAAGATATCGACGATGAAAAAAGAGACACTGGTGTAGATGATGCATTAGTAGCATTTATTGCCGTGGAAAAAGAAGATGAAGAAAATCCAGAAATCATCATAAAAAAATCCGTAAAAGAAATACTAAATGTTCAAAATAAGGTTAATGCTAAGAATATAGTTGTATATCCATATGCACACCTAAGTTCTTCATTATCCAATCCGGATGTAGCTCAATTGATATTAAAAGGTATTGAAGCAGAACTAATATCTAATAATGAAGCAGTAATGAGAGTACCGTTCGGATGGTATAAGTCATTTGAATTATCATGTAAAGGACATCCATTATCAGAGTTATCAAGAACAATCACAACGGAAGTTGATGAAGAAGAAGATGAAGTTGAAGAAGAAAAACAGCCATCCAAATTCTACATATTGGAAGAAGACGGTAAACAATATGATGTCGATGACTATAACTATCAAAACAAAACGTTAAAACAGTTAGTTCATCATGAACAGGGTCTATCACATGAAGATTCAGGTAAACAACCTCCACACGTAAAGCTGATGAAGGAAAAAGAATTGGCCAGCAATGAACCATCAGCTGATGTGGGACATATCAGATGGTATCCTAAAGGAAAACTCGTTAAGGATTTACTGGGTGACTACGTATATAACCTCGTAACAGAAAGAGGAGCTATGCCTGTAGATACACCTGTAATGTATGACTTGGCAGATCCCGCTATAAGAGAACATGCAGCTAAGTTTGGTGAAAGACAATACAGGTTAAAAACAAAACATAAGGAATTGATGTTAAGATTCGCATGTTGTTTTGGAGCATTCAGAATAATGGCGGATTCATTTTTAACATGGAAAAACATGCCTGTAGGTATATATGAATTATCACAACTAAGTTTCAGATTTGAAAGACAGGGAGAAGTGGTTGGTCTTAAAAGACTAAGGGCATTTACAATGCCTGACTTCCACAGTGTATGTTTGGATGACAATCACGCCAAAGAAGTCTTTGAAGGACAAGTCGACATGTGTGCACAGACTGAAACAGACTTAAACGTACATTATGAAGTAGCCTTCCGTGTAACGGAAGAATTCTATGCTGAAAATGAGGACTGGGTTAAAAAAGTCGTTAAGCAAAACATTAAAAAACCAGTACTTCTTGAAGTTATTCCTAAGATGAAACACTACTGGAATGCAAAAGTCGACTTTGCAGCTATTGATGATTTGGGCAGACCTATAGAAAATCCTACTGTACAGATGGATATTCAAAGTGCCAGAAGATTCGGAATCACATACCTTGATGAAAACGAGCAACAACAGTACCCTACCATATTACATTGCAGTCCAACAGGCAGTTTGGAAAGAGTAATCTGTAGTCTACTCGAAAAGACATCCACAGATAAGGGAAATAAACCATCACTTCCATTATGGTTATCACCTACACAGGTTAGAATAATACCTGTTACAGATAATCACTTGGAATATGCTGAGGATGTATATTGTAAATTAAGAAGATTAAACGTCCGTGTGGATGTTGATGACACTGCAGAAAGATTAGGTAAGAAAATCAGAAATGCCGGTAAGGAATGGATTCCATACACCATAGTTGTAGGTGACAATGAGGTGGAAAACAATTCCATAACAGTCAACAGACGTGACGATGACAGTAAACAAGAAGTCACAGTCGAAGAATTGGCCAATGAAATACACACAAAAACTGATGGAATGCCATTTAGACAATTACCTTTACCTTACAAAGTATCTAAACGTGTAAAATTCTAG
- a CDS encoding ParA family protein, with the protein MTEVITILNQKGGCGKTTTAVNLGASLAKLGKMVLVIDMDPQGNATTSMGIEKNQIETTIYDLITGKCTLNECIYQTELENLHSLPSNISLSGAEVELSKEIGYPYILNEKLENHVDAYDYIFIDAPPSLGILTLNALVASDSVIIPIQAEFYALEGMLDLLQTIKLVETRLKSPCPIKGILITLYDGRTRLARDVVFSVKDFFKDEEHIFNTRIPRNVKLAEAPSYAQPCILYDPDCSGTKAYLKLAKEIIKLEGEQ; encoded by the coding sequence ATGACAGAAGTTATTACAATATTAAATCAAAAGGGTGGTTGTGGAAAAACCACTACAGCAGTAAATCTTGGAGCTAGCTTAGCAAAACTTGGTAAAATGGTATTGGTTATCGATATGGATCCACAGGGTAATGCAACTACCAGTATGGGAATTGAAAAAAATCAGATTGAGACTACAATATATGACCTTATAACAGGCAAGTGTACATTAAACGAATGCATATATCAGACGGAATTGGAAAATTTACACAGCCTACCAAGTAACATATCATTAAGCGGGGCTGAAGTGGAGCTTAGTAAGGAAATAGGTTATCCATACATCTTGAATGAAAAACTGGAAAACCATGTAGATGCATATGATTACATATTCATCGATGCCCCTCCATCCTTGGGAATATTAACATTAAATGCCCTGGTGGCATCAGACAGTGTTATTATACCAATACAGGCAGAATTCTATGCTTTAGAGGGAATGCTTGACCTATTGCAAACAATCAAGTTGGTCGAGACAAGACTTAAAAGTCCATGTCCTATAAAGGGTATATTAATCACCTTATATGATGGCAGAACCAGACTGGCACGTGACGTTGTTTTCAGTGTCAAAGACTTCTTTAAAGATGAAGAACACATATTCAACACTAGAATTCCTAGAAATGTTAAATTGGCCGAAGCACCAAGTTATGCTCAGCCTTGTATCTTATATGATCCAGACTGCAGCGGAACAAAAGCATACCTGAAATTGGCTAAGGAGATTATTAAATTGGAAGGTGAACAGTAA